One segment of Panthera leo isolate Ple1 chromosome A3, P.leo_Ple1_pat1.1, whole genome shotgun sequence DNA contains the following:
- the SOX12 gene encoding transcription factor SOX-12, producing the protein MVQQRGARAKRDGGPPPPGPGPAEEGAREPGWCKTPSGHIKRPMNAFMVWSQHERRKIMDQWPDMHNAEISKRLGRRWQLLQDSEKIPFVREAERLRLKHMADYPDYKYRPRKKSKGAPAKARPRPPGGGGGGSRLKPGPQLPGRGGRRAAGGPLGGSAAAPEDDDEDDDEELLEVRLVETPGRELWRMVPAGRAARGPAERAQGPSGEGAAVTAASPTPSEDEEPEEEEEEAAAVEEGEEETVASGEEPLGFLSRLPPGPAGLDCSALDRDPDLPPPSGTSHFEFPDYCTPEVTEMIAGDWRPSSIADLVFTY; encoded by the coding sequence ATGGTGCAGCAGCGGGGCGCGAGGGCCAAGCGGGACGGCGGGCCGCCGCCCCCGGGGCCCGGGCCGGCCGAGGAGGGGGCGCGTGAGCCCGGCTGGTGCAAGACGCCGAGCGGCCACATTAAGAGACCGATGAACGCGTTCATGGTGTGGTCGCAGCACGAGCGGCGGAAGATCATGGACCAGTGGCCCGACATGCACAACGCCGAGATCTCCAAGCGCCTGGGCCGCCGCTGGCAGCTGCTGCAGGACTCGGAGAAGATCCCGTTTGTGCGGGAGGCGGAGCGGCTGCGCCTCAAGCACATGGCGGATTACCCGGACTACAAGTACCGGCCGCGCAAAAAGAGCAAGGGGGCGCCCGCCAAggcgcggccccgcccccccggcGGCGGTGGTGGCGGCAGCCGGCTCAAGCCCGGGCCGCAGCTGCCTGGCCGCGGGGGCCGCCGAGCAGCGGGCGGGCCTTTGGGGGGCAGCGCGGCGGCGCCCGAGGACGACGACGAGGACGACGACGAGGAGCTGCTGGAAGTGCGCCTGGTCGAGACCCCAGGGAGGGAGCTGTGGAGGATGGTCCCAGCGGGGCGGGCTGCCCGGGGACCCGCGGAGCGCGCCCAGGGGCCGTCGGGCGAGGGGGCGGCTGTCACCGCCGCCTCCCCCACTCCGTCGGAGGACGAGgagccagaggaagaagaggaggaggcggcggcggtggAGGAAGGCGAAGAGGAGACGGTGGCGTCGGGGGAGGAGCCGCTGGGCTTTCTGTCCAGActgccccccggccccgccggcCTGGACTGCAGCGCCCTGGACCGCGACCCGGACCTGCCGCCCCCCTCGGGCACGTCGCATTTCGAGTTCCCGGACTACTGCACCCCCGAAGTTACCGAGATGATCGCGGGGGACTGGCGCCCGTCTAGCATCGCCGACCTGGTTTTCACCTACTGA